The following are from one region of the Amycolatopsis sp. QT-25 genome:
- the rsmI gene encoding 16S rRNA (cytidine(1402)-2'-O)-methyltransferase, which yields MTEGRLVLAATPLGDVRDASPRLSEALAAADVIAAEDTRRLRSLTTALDVSPVGRVVSFYEDVETARLPKLLESLRSGETVVLVTDAGMPSVSDPGFRLVAACVEADIPVTCLPGPSAVTTALALSGLPCDRFCFEGFAPRKPGERAKWLGSLKDEPRTAVFFESPHRLASTLADAAEVLGAHRRAAVCRELTKTYEEVKRGDLPELAAWAADGVKGEITVVLAGAPPRSVSVEDLVSEVSSRVAAGERLKSAAAEVAEATGVSKKELYDAVLASRKS from the coding sequence ATGACCGAAGGACGCCTTGTGCTGGCAGCCACCCCGCTCGGAGACGTCCGCGACGCTTCGCCGCGCCTGTCCGAGGCCCTCGCGGCGGCGGACGTGATCGCCGCGGAGGACACCCGGCGCCTGCGTTCCCTCACCACCGCCCTCGACGTTTCACCGGTCGGCCGCGTGGTCAGCTTCTACGAAGACGTCGAGACCGCTCGCCTGCCGAAACTGCTCGAATCGCTCCGGTCGGGGGAGACGGTGGTCCTGGTGACCGACGCCGGCATGCCGAGCGTCTCGGATCCCGGGTTCCGCCTGGTGGCGGCTTGTGTCGAGGCGGACATACCGGTGACCTGCCTGCCCGGTCCGTCGGCGGTGACCACGGCGCTCGCACTGTCCGGTCTGCCGTGTGACCGTTTCTGTTTCGAAGGTTTCGCCCCCCGTAAGCCCGGTGAACGCGCGAAATGGCTCGGTTCGTTGAAGGACGAGCCCCGTACGGCGGTGTTCTTCGAGTCTCCGCACCGTCTCGCGAGCACGCTCGCCGACGCGGCCGAAGTCCTGGGTGCCCACCGCCGGGCCGCCGTGTGCCGCGAACTGACCAAAACCTACGAAGAGGTCAAACGAGGCGACCTGCCGGAGTTGGCCGCCTGGGCCGCCGACGGGGTCAAGGGTGAGATCACCGTCGTTCTCGCGGGTGCGCCGCCGCGTTCGGTGAGCGTCGAGGACCTGGTCTCGGAAGTGTCGTCGCGGGTCGCGGCCGGCGAACGCCTCAAGTCGGCCGCCGCCGAAGTCGCCGAAGCGACGGGTGTGTCGAAGAAGGAACTGTACGACGCCGTGCTCGCGTCCCGTAAGAGCTAG
- a CDS encoding phospholipid carrier-dependent glycosyltransferase, with the protein MTALLTRDNESVRPDPVDALRPPSDREASLLGRGMPTDRLRGWVVTLVLTLIGGIVRIQNLGTPTDKGTPVFDEKHYVPQAWQMLRNGGYEDNYGYELIVHPPLAKHLIAIGEWLFGYNAWGWRIMPALAGTLIVFLVIRIARRLTRSTLLGAVAGILAISDGVLHLQSRMGMLDIFIALFVLAAFACVLCDRDQVRQRLAVAVREGWIDESRFGPKLGFRWWRFAGGLMIGLTFGVKWSALYYIAAFGLLTVFFDVAARRAAGVQRPWVGTLRRDVLPALWAIVVIPVLVYFACYWAWFASETATDRNYVAIKDVDPGFWAWMPPALRSLGDYSMNVLDFHANLVTPKDKPHPWESKPWTWPMGLRPMLYAYAGGTDATGCGESTCVRATMLIGTPAMWWLALPMLGWSAWRSFFRADWRYAAVLVGYAAGFLPWFTNLDRQMYYFYATPLAPFLILGLTLILGQILGSAKLGFERRGTGMLVVALYVGLVVANFAWLWPILNGNAITNEHWNAELWLPSWR; encoded by the coding sequence GTGACCGCACTGCTGACCCGTGACAACGAGAGCGTGCGGCCGGATCCGGTCGACGCGCTCCGGCCACCCAGCGATCGGGAGGCCTCCCTCCTCGGCCGCGGCATGCCGACCGATCGCCTGCGCGGCTGGGTCGTCACGCTGGTGCTGACGCTCATCGGCGGCATCGTCCGCATCCAGAACCTGGGAACGCCCACGGACAAGGGCACGCCGGTCTTCGACGAGAAGCACTACGTCCCGCAGGCGTGGCAGATGCTGCGCAACGGCGGTTACGAAGACAACTACGGCTACGAGCTGATCGTGCACCCGCCGCTGGCGAAGCATCTCATCGCGATCGGCGAATGGCTGTTCGGCTACAACGCCTGGGGCTGGCGCATCATGCCCGCGCTGGCGGGCACGCTGATCGTGTTCCTCGTCATCCGGATCGCCCGGCGGCTCACCCGTTCCACCCTGCTCGGCGCGGTCGCCGGGATCCTGGCGATCAGCGACGGCGTCCTGCACCTGCAGTCGCGCATGGGCATGCTCGACATCTTCATCGCGTTGTTCGTGCTCGCCGCGTTCGCCTGCGTGCTGTGCGACCGCGATCAGGTGCGGCAGCGGCTCGCCGTGGCCGTCCGCGAAGGCTGGATCGACGAATCCCGGTTCGGCCCGAAGCTGGGTTTCCGATGGTGGCGGTTCGCCGGGGGCCTGATGATCGGGCTGACCTTCGGTGTCAAGTGGTCTGCGCTCTACTACATCGCCGCGTTCGGGCTGCTCACCGTGTTCTTCGACGTGGCCGCGCGGCGCGCCGCCGGTGTGCAGCGGCCCTGGGTCGGCACGCTGCGCCGTGACGTGCTGCCCGCGCTGTGGGCGATCGTCGTCATCCCGGTCCTGGTGTACTTCGCCTGCTACTGGGCCTGGTTCGCGAGCGAGACCGCGACCGACCGCAACTACGTGGCGATCAAGGACGTCGACCCCGGTTTCTGGGCGTGGATGCCACCCGCGTTGCGGTCGCTCGGCGACTATTCGATGAACGTCCTCGACTTCCACGCGAACCTGGTGACGCCCAAGGACAAACCGCATCCCTGGGAGTCGAAGCCGTGGACCTGGCCGATGGGGCTGCGGCCGATGCTCTACGCGTATGCGGGCGGGACCGACGCGACCGGGTGCGGCGAGTCGACCTGTGTGCGGGCGACGATGCTGATCGGGACGCCGGCGATGTGGTGGCTCGCGCTGCCGATGCTCGGCTGGAGCGCGTGGCGGTCGTTCTTCCGCGCCGACTGGCGCTACGCCGCCGTGCTCGTCGGCTACGCGGCCGGGTTCCTGCCCTGGTTCACCAACCTCGACCGCCAGATGTACTACTTCTACGCCACGCCGCTGGCGCCGTTCCTGATACTCGGGTTGACGTTGATCCTGGGGCAGATCCTCGGCAGCGCGAAACTCGGATTCGAACGGCGGGGCACCGGCATGCTCGTCGTCGCCCTCTACGTGGGGCTTGTCGTGGCCAATTTCGCCTGGTTGTGGCCGATCCTCAACGGCAACGCGATCACCAACGAGCACTGGAACGCCGAGTTGTGGCTGCCGTCCTGGAGGTGA
- a CDS encoding serine/threonine-protein kinase, protein MGLASALLSFAHSLFGPGIWPGDWVWATSTAGALVALLPALGAMIVAIIRKGTGNRYDVVTLSIFGGIGVVAVFLLPWLLATGVSQVYQEAASSEAGGESGFSRSDLSTFNADYSPLIGAQSEYLGRGQNVYEVLFYPSGMQLSYIFYLLLLVGLPALSLLFVMLQARTAFRRGPKWPSRFFWIPFVLMVLASIGMGANTAVHFWLGFLPFSVLGLIPVALVGPPPWSVINRPDPQPRQKIEPYRPEPPAPKPQQQLPPPPAKQYPATALAQAPEPPALAAAPGPIPQPPGSRNSGGGRYKRVRRLGHGGFGTVWEAIDTQLNRTVALKIAHAPDRDTEERMQREARALAVVNHPNCVRVYDLVEEPDGLALVMEYLEGRSLAEIVDSQGPLDDIAAGRLWSTMAGALAAAHEKGVLHRDLKPSNIILDRNGLAHLIDFGIARSQGDSKMTATGMMIGTPDFVAPEQAMGSPASPASDAWQLAATVSYALSGQPPRGTRETPMAALMAAARAEPVSKLPNRSAHARILIASLDQEPRRRPTLTAVRRDVEGWLARAGKSPDGPVTQIVPRRASQPQSRQQPQPQRHPR, encoded by the coding sequence ATGGGACTAGCGAGCGCGCTGCTTTCGTTCGCGCACAGCCTGTTCGGGCCGGGGATCTGGCCAGGGGATTGGGTGTGGGCGACGAGCACCGCGGGAGCGCTGGTCGCGCTGCTGCCCGCACTGGGAGCGATGATCGTCGCGATCATCCGCAAAGGCACCGGCAACCGCTACGACGTGGTGACCCTGTCCATCTTCGGCGGGATCGGCGTCGTCGCCGTCTTCCTGCTGCCGTGGCTGCTGGCCACCGGTGTTTCGCAGGTCTACCAGGAGGCCGCCTCGTCGGAGGCGGGCGGTGAGTCCGGCTTCTCCCGCAGTGACCTCTCGACCTTCAACGCCGACTACAGTCCGCTGATCGGCGCGCAGAGCGAGTACCTGGGCCGCGGCCAGAACGTGTACGAGGTCCTGTTCTATCCGAGCGGGATGCAGCTGAGTTACATCTTCTACCTGCTCCTGCTGGTCGGGCTGCCCGCGCTGTCGCTGCTCTTCGTGATGTTGCAGGCGCGGACCGCGTTCCGCCGCGGACCGAAATGGCCTTCGCGGTTCTTCTGGATCCCGTTCGTGCTGATGGTGCTGGCGAGCATCGGCATGGGCGCGAACACCGCCGTGCACTTCTGGCTCGGTTTCCTGCCGTTCAGCGTGCTGGGCCTGATCCCGGTCGCGCTGGTCGGCCCGCCGCCGTGGTCGGTGATCAACCGGCCGGACCCGCAGCCCCGGCAGAAGATCGAGCCGTACCGCCCGGAGCCGCCCGCGCCGAAACCGCAGCAGCAACTGCCGCCCCCGCCCGCCAAGCAGTACCCGGCGACCGCGCTGGCGCAGGCGCCCGAACCTCCCGCGCTGGCCGCGGCCCCCGGCCCGATCCCGCAGCCTCCGGGGTCCCGCAACTCCGGCGGTGGTCGCTACAAGCGCGTCCGGCGGCTCGGCCACGGTGGCTTCGGCACCGTGTGGGAAGCGATCGACACGCAGCTCAACCGCACTGTCGCGCTGAAGATCGCGCACGCGCCGGACCGGGACACCGAAGAGCGGATGCAGCGTGAGGCCCGTGCGCTGGCCGTGGTGAACCATCCCAACTGCGTCCGCGTGTACGACCTCGTCGAGGAGCCCGACGGGCTCGCGCTGGTCATGGAGTACCTCGAAGGGCGTTCGCTGGCCGAGATCGTCGACTCGCAGGGCCCGCTCGACGACATCGCCGCCGGACGGCTCTGGTCGACCATGGCGGGCGCGCTCGCCGCGGCGCACGAAAAGGGGGTGCTGCACCGGGACCTGAAGCCGTCGAACATCATCCTCGACCGCAACGGGCTCGCCCATCTCATCGACTTCGGCATCGCCCGCAGTCAGGGCGACTCGAAGATGACCGCGACCGGGATGATGATCGGCACGCCGGACTTCGTCGCTCCCGAGCAGGCGATGGGCTCGCCGGCGAGCCCGGCTTCGGACGCTTGGCAGCTCGCCGCCACGGTCAGCTACGCGCTGTCGGGCCAGCCTCCACGCGGCACCAGGGAGACCCCGATGGCCGCGCTGATGGCCGCCGCCCGCGCCGAACCGGTGTCGAAGCTGCCGAACCGCAGCGCGCACGCCCGGATCCTCATCGCGTCGCTCGACCAGGAGCCACGCCGTCGTCCGACGCTCACCGCCGTGCGGCGCGACGTCGAAGGCTGGCTCGCTCGCGCGGGCAAGTCGCCGGACGGCCCGGTCACCCAGATCGTCCCGCGCCGCGCTTCGCAGCCGCAGTCCCGCCAGCAACCGCAGCCTCAGCGGCACCCGCGCTGA
- a CDS encoding propionyl-CoA synthetase, with product MGSGYPSAKEHSMHAETYQRSLEDPEGFWLEAAQAIEWTRPPTRALDASKAPFYRWFPDGELNTAFNALDRHVRDGRGEQTALIWDSPVTDSVRRFTYAELLDDVARFAGALASLGVGKGDRVIVYMPMVPEAAVAMLACARLGAVHSVVFGGFAPKELAARIEDAKPKVVVAASCGIEPARVVEYKPIIDEALAGTAHRPDKVVVLQRERARAELGERDVDWTELVAKASPAAPVPVAATDPLYILYTSGTTGKPKGVVRDTGGHAVALAWSMGAIYDIRPGDVWWTASDVGWVVGHSYIVYAPLLIGATSVVYEGKPIGTPDAGAFWRVIADHGVKALFTAPTALRAIKKVDPDAAEIEKYQLSEFSTLFMAGERLDPETYHWAHDKLGVPVIDHWWQTETDWPIAANPRGLEPMPVKPGSATKPVPGWDVRILDQAGDPLPAGREGAIALKLPLPPGSLPTLWQDDERYREAYLSRYDGHYLTGDSGYVDEDGYLFVMGRTDDVINVAGHRLSTGSMEAVLASHPAVAECAVIGVRDQLKGQLPRGFVVLKSGVEFDAETLKAELVALMRRDIGPVAAFRDVSIVDALPKTRSGKILRKTMRGIADGRDEQVPSTIEDASVLDALKAVLRGA from the coding sequence ATGGGGTCCGGGTACCCGAGCGCGAAGGAGCATTCGATGCACGCCGAGACGTATCAGCGGAGCCTCGAAGACCCGGAGGGTTTCTGGCTCGAAGCCGCACAGGCGATCGAGTGGACCCGTCCGCCGACGCGGGCACTCGACGCGTCGAAGGCGCCCTTCTACCGATGGTTCCCGGATGGCGAGCTGAACACTGCGTTCAACGCGCTCGACCGGCACGTGCGGGACGGCCGCGGCGAGCAGACCGCGCTCATCTGGGATTCTCCCGTCACCGATTCGGTACGCCGGTTCACCTACGCGGAACTGCTGGACGACGTCGCGCGTTTCGCCGGCGCGCTCGCGTCGCTCGGTGTCGGGAAGGGCGATCGCGTCATCGTGTACATGCCGATGGTCCCCGAGGCCGCCGTCGCGATGCTCGCGTGCGCCCGGCTCGGCGCGGTGCACTCGGTGGTGTTCGGCGGGTTCGCGCCCAAGGAACTGGCGGCGCGGATCGAGGACGCGAAACCCAAGGTCGTCGTGGCCGCCTCGTGCGGGATCGAGCCAGCACGGGTCGTGGAATACAAGCCGATCATCGACGAGGCACTCGCGGGCACGGCCCATCGACCGGACAAGGTCGTGGTGCTCCAGCGGGAGCGTGCTCGCGCCGAACTGGGCGAGCGGGACGTCGACTGGACCGAACTGGTCGCGAAAGCCTCCCCCGCGGCTCCGGTGCCGGTCGCGGCCACCGATCCGCTGTACATCCTGTACACCTCCGGCACCACGGGGAAACCGAAGGGCGTAGTGCGCGACACCGGCGGGCACGCGGTCGCGCTGGCCTGGTCGATGGGCGCGATCTACGATATCCGGCCTGGCGATGTGTGGTGGACGGCGTCCGATGTCGGCTGGGTCGTCGGTCATTCCTACATCGTGTACGCGCCGCTCCTCATCGGGGCGACATCGGTCGTGTACGAGGGCAAGCCGATCGGAACCCCGGACGCCGGCGCATTCTGGCGGGTCATCGCCGACCACGGGGTGAAGGCGCTGTTCACCGCGCCGACGGCGTTGCGGGCGATCAAGAAGGTCGACCCGGACGCGGCCGAAATCGAAAAATACCAGCTCAGCGAGTTCAGCACGTTGTTCATGGCCGGTGAACGGCTCGATCCGGAGACCTATCACTGGGCACACGACAAGCTCGGCGTACCGGTGATCGACCACTGGTGGCAGACCGAGACCGACTGGCCGATCGCGGCGAATCCGCGCGGGCTGGAACCGATGCCGGTCAAACCCGGTTCCGCGACGAAACCGGTGCCGGGCTGGGACGTGCGGATCCTGGACCAGGCGGGTGACCCGCTCCCCGCCGGACGGGAGGGCGCCATCGCCCTCAAGCTGCCTCTTCCGCCGGGATCGCTGCCGACGTTGTGGCAGGACGACGAGCGGTATCGCGAGGCGTACCTTTCGCGGTACGACGGCCACTACCTGACGGGTGACTCCGGATACGTGGACGAAGACGGCTACCTGTTCGTCATGGGCCGCACCGACGACGTCATCAACGTCGCGGGCCACCGGCTTTCGACCGGTTCGATGGAGGCCGTGCTGGCGTCCCATCCCGCCGTCGCCGAATGCGCGGTGATCGGCGTCCGGGACCAGCTCAAGGGGCAGCTTCCGCGTGGCTTCGTGGTGCTGAAGTCGGGCGTGGAGTTCGACGCCGAAACGCTCAAGGCCGAATTGGTCGCGCTGATGCGGCGGGACATCGGCCCGGTCGCGGCCTTCCGTGACGTGTCCATTGTGGACGCCTTGCCGAAGACGCGCTCCGGGAAGATCCTGCGCAAGACCATGCGCGGGATCGCCGACGGCCGCGACGAGCAGGTGCCCTCGACCATCGAAGACGCGAGTGTTCTCGATGCCTTGAAAGCGGTGCTGCGCGGCGCGTGA
- a CDS encoding beta-N-acetylhexosaminidase, which produces MSKRLSRTVLGVAVLSLVTFGLPATASAGQHAKPERTVTDVVPAPVDAKPDPRANFRLNPATVIRTDREGRQVAEYLAGLLRPATGYRLPVVTGHRGGGPAISLETGRASDRVGTEGYQLKVSSSGVKLTANTDEGLFLGVQTLRQLLPSAIEAKTVQKRSWVVSGGTVLDYPRFGYRSAMLDVARHFFTPAQVKLYIDQIAQYKINTLHLHLSDDQGWRIEIKSWPKLATVGGQTAVGGAPGGYYTQEQYKDLVRYAASRHITIVPEIDMPGHTNAAQHSYAELNCDGVAVPPRTDIEVGYSSLCINKDITYKFVDDVIRELSAITPGKYLNIGGDEAHSTTPADYQTFAAKVHPIVAKYGKTITGWHEIAKTKPPVSAVPQFWGTTGTDANVAEAAARGNKILMSPANKAYLDMKYHPQTPLGLSWAGLIEVKTGYDWDPATFLQGVSEKNVIGVEAPLWSETLITSDNIEFMAFPRLPGHAEIGWSPKASRTWDAYRLRLAKQSPRWVQQGIDFYRSTQVDWK; this is translated from the coding sequence ATGAGTAAACGCCTGTCCAGAACCGTGCTCGGCGTGGCCGTCCTGAGCCTCGTGACGTTCGGCCTGCCCGCGACGGCGAGCGCGGGACAGCACGCCAAACCCGAACGGACCGTCACCGACGTCGTCCCCGCGCCCGTCGACGCGAAACCCGATCCTCGCGCGAACTTCCGGCTCAACCCCGCCACCGTCATCCGCACCGACCGCGAAGGCAGGCAGGTCGCCGAATACCTGGCCGGACTGCTCCGGCCCGCCACCGGCTACCGGTTGCCCGTGGTCACCGGCCACCGCGGCGGCGGCCCGGCCATCTCCCTCGAAACCGGTCGCGCGAGCGATCGGGTCGGCACCGAGGGCTACCAGCTCAAGGTCTCCTCTTCCGGCGTGAAGCTGACGGCGAACACCGACGAGGGACTGTTCCTCGGAGTGCAGACGCTGCGTCAGCTGCTCCCGTCGGCGATCGAAGCGAAGACCGTCCAGAAGCGGTCATGGGTGGTTTCGGGCGGCACAGTGCTCGACTATCCGCGCTTCGGCTACCGCAGCGCGATGCTCGACGTCGCCCGGCACTTCTTCACACCGGCGCAGGTCAAGCTCTACATCGACCAGATCGCGCAGTACAAGATCAACACCCTCCACCTGCACCTGAGCGACGACCAGGGCTGGCGGATCGAGATCAAGAGCTGGCCGAAGCTGGCGACCGTGGGCGGGCAGACGGCCGTCGGTGGCGCTCCCGGCGGCTACTACACGCAGGAGCAGTACAAGGACCTCGTGCGCTACGCGGCTTCGCGGCACATCACGATCGTTCCCGAAATCGACATGCCGGGGCACACCAACGCGGCCCAGCACTCCTACGCCGAACTGAACTGCGACGGGGTCGCGGTCCCGCCGCGTACCGACATCGAGGTCGGCTACAGCTCGCTGTGCATCAACAAGGACATCACCTACAAGTTCGTCGACGACGTCATCCGCGAACTTTCGGCGATCACCCCCGGCAAGTACCTCAACATCGGCGGTGACGAGGCCCACTCGACCACCCCGGCGGACTACCAGACCTTCGCCGCGAAGGTGCATCCGATCGTCGCGAAGTACGGCAAGACGATCACCGGCTGGCACGAAATCGCCAAGACGAAACCGCCGGTTTCGGCCGTTCCGCAGTTCTGGGGCACGACCGGTACGGACGCCAACGTGGCCGAGGCGGCGGCACGCGGCAACAAGATCCTGATGTCGCCGGCGAACAAGGCATACCTCGACATGAAGTACCACCCGCAGACGCCGCTCGGGCTGAGCTGGGCCGGGCTGATCGAGGTCAAAACCGGTTACGACTGGGATCCGGCCACGTTCCTGCAGGGTGTTTCGGAGAAGAACGTCATCGGCGTCGAGGCCCCACTGTGGTCGGAAACGCTGATCACCAGTGACAACATCGAGTTCATGGCGTTCCCGAGGCTGCCTGGGCACGCCGAGATCGGCTGGTCGCCGAAGGCTTCCCGGACCTGGGACGCCTACCGGCTCCGGCTGGCGAAGCAGAGCCCGCGGTGGGTCCAGCAGGGGATCGACTTCTACCGGTCCACGCAGGTCGACTGGAAGTAG
- a CDS encoding TetR/AcrR family transcriptional regulator — MPVDGRVARGDATRRIVLRRAVDIASVEGLDGLSLGRLATELELSKSGVFALFGSKEELQLAAVETASAIFAENVVEPTLEVEQGITRLRALCANWLDYSERRVFPGGCFFFNTGAEFDARTGRVHDAVAKASRGFAQFIRSTVTEARKAGHLRESVDVNQLAFELNALGRAANADSVMFGGTEPYALARAAITARLDAAAERGPVRSSRISRGTDRS; from the coding sequence ATGCCGGTTGACGGCCGGGTGGCCCGCGGCGACGCGACGAGGCGGATCGTGCTCCGGCGCGCCGTCGACATCGCGTCCGTCGAAGGCCTCGACGGGTTGTCCCTCGGCAGGCTCGCCACCGAGCTGGAACTGAGCAAATCCGGGGTGTTCGCGTTGTTCGGTTCCAAGGAGGAACTGCAGCTCGCGGCGGTCGAGACGGCGAGCGCGATCTTCGCGGAAAACGTCGTCGAGCCGACACTGGAGGTCGAGCAGGGCATCACCCGGCTGCGCGCGCTGTGCGCGAACTGGCTCGACTACTCGGAACGCCGCGTCTTCCCGGGCGGCTGCTTCTTCTTCAACACCGGCGCCGAGTTCGACGCGCGGACCGGCCGGGTCCACGACGCGGTCGCGAAAGCGAGCCGGGGCTTCGCCCAGTTCATCCGGTCCACCGTCACCGAGGCGCGGAAGGCGGGGCACCTGCGGGAATCGGTCGACGTGAACCAACTGGCCTTCGAACTGAACGCGCTGGGCCGGGCCGCGAACGCCGATTCGGTGATGTTCGGCGGCACGGAGCCCTACGCGCTGGCCCGCGCCGCCATCACCGCCCGCCTCGACGCGGCGGCCGAACGAGGACCGGTCCGTTCCTCGCGAATTTCGCGAGGAACGGACCGGTCGTAG
- a CDS encoding MOSC domain-containing protein, whose protein sequence is MSTLEVNEVFVGRPSVLGTKRDVPVYSAIAKSRVEAPFLKLDEINLAGDDQADRTVHGGVDKAVYVYPATHYAAWSEQGFPVVAGDFGENASVTGVDEYDVRVDDVWAWGEALVQVSQPRTPCFKLAMKTGRKDVIPAMIDSGRSGWYLRVLRTGEVPTTGRMTLEERDPVNPTIAEVYVASFTNVAPLDDDRRDAYWALLDRVLAAPALSRQYRDGLESAKRRREERNAG, encoded by the coding sequence GTGAGCACACTCGAAGTGAACGAGGTCTTCGTCGGGCGGCCGTCGGTGCTGGGGACGAAACGGGACGTCCCGGTGTACAGCGCCATCGCGAAATCGCGAGTGGAGGCACCGTTCCTGAAACTGGACGAGATCAATCTTGCCGGTGACGACCAGGCGGATCGCACCGTCCACGGCGGCGTCGACAAAGCTGTTTACGTCTACCCGGCGACGCACTACGCGGCCTGGTCGGAGCAGGGGTTCCCGGTGGTCGCGGGTGATTTCGGCGAGAACGCTTCGGTGACCGGTGTCGATGAGTACGACGTGCGTGTCGATGACGTCTGGGCGTGGGGAGAGGCGCTGGTCCAGGTTTCGCAGCCGCGGACGCCGTGCTTCAAGCTCGCGATGAAGACGGGACGTAAGGACGTCATCCCGGCGATGATCGACTCCGGCCGCAGCGGCTGGTACCTGCGGGTGCTCCGGACGGGCGAGGTCCCCACCACGGGACGGATGACGCTCGAAGAACGCGATCCGGTGAATCCGACGATCGCCGAGGTGTACGTCGCGTCGTTCACCAACGTCGCCCCGCTGGACGACGACCGCCGGGACGCGTACTGGGCGCTGTTGGACCGGGTGCTCGCGGCGCCCGCGCTTTCCCGGCAGTACCGTGACGGCCTGGAATCGGCGAAACGGCGGCGAGAGGAACGGAATGCCGGTTGA
- a CDS encoding TIGR03086 family metal-binding protein: MDFLALTTRAHHVTGTTIAGIGADDWGRPTPCAEWTVRDIVKHLIDNNEHRAAQATGLPRKTRPTADGDLARSYEESSAEFLAAFGAPTLEKIFDFGDFGPLPAKNALAVLFVDTLTHSWDLGTALGRGYRWDDELATAALTVASRYPDAMPVRGPGGAFDHAVEAPPGATPGDRLIALLGRSAQPIPHR; the protein is encoded by the coding sequence ATGGACTTCCTCGCACTGACGACCCGGGCACATCACGTCACCGGAACCACGATCGCCGGAATCGGCGCGGACGATTGGGGCCGTCCGACCCCCTGCGCCGAATGGACCGTCCGCGACATCGTGAAGCACCTGATCGACAACAACGAGCACCGCGCCGCGCAGGCGACGGGTCTTCCCCGGAAGACCCGACCGACAGCGGACGGCGACCTCGCCAGGTCTTATGAGGAGAGTTCCGCCGAATTCCTCGCGGCCTTCGGCGCCCCCACGCTCGAAAAGATCTTCGACTTCGGGGACTTCGGTCCGCTCCCGGCAAAGAACGCCTTGGCCGTGCTGTTCGTCGACACGCTCACGCACAGTTGGGACCTTGGTACCGCCCTCGGCCGCGGATACCGTTGGGACGACGAATTGGCGACGGCCGCGTTGACCGTGGCGAGCCGCTACCCCGACGCGATGCCGGTGCGCGGGCCCGGTGGCGCCTTCGACCACGCCGTCGAAGCACCGCCGGGCGCCACGCCGGGCGACCGGCTCATCGCGTTGCTGGGCCGTTCGGCCCAGCCGATCCCTCATCGCTGA
- a CDS encoding SGNH/GDSL hydrolase family protein yields MGYQRFVALGDSCAEGLADPHPSGGFYRGWADFVAARLAEDEPGFRYANLAVRGRRLDQIHAEQSPAATRLRPDLIALFGGGNDVMSRGWDARTVARRVDTAIRTCTEIAPVVVTFTLSDISHRMPMGHRMRPRLTALNDAVREASVSYGATLVDLWPDDAAHDSRYFGPDRLHLSEQGHRRLAGHVLGKLGVSHDPAWLAPLPGSAGRPGLRADLQWLKREVLPVAVTRFRNRIAGRQPGDGFLPKRPELLPVHEETRSWAPEPA; encoded by the coding sequence ATGGGCTACCAACGTTTCGTCGCGCTCGGCGACAGCTGCGCCGAAGGGCTGGCCGATCCGCATCCGTCGGGTGGCTTCTACCGCGGCTGGGCCGACTTCGTCGCGGCACGCCTCGCCGAAGACGAGCCCGGTTTCCGCTACGCCAATCTCGCGGTCCGCGGCCGCAGGCTCGACCAGATCCACGCCGAACAGAGCCCGGCGGCGACCAGGCTCCGGCCGGATCTGATCGCGTTGTTCGGCGGCGGCAACGACGTGATGAGCCGTGGCTGGGACGCGCGCACGGTCGCCCGGCGCGTCGACACGGCCATCCGCACCTGCACCGAGATCGCGCCGGTGGTCGTCACCTTCACCCTCAGTGACATCTCCCACCGCATGCCGATGGGTCATCGCATGCGCCCGCGCCTCACCGCGCTGAACGACGCCGTCCGCGAGGCGTCCGTCAGTTACGGCGCGACCCTCGTCGACCTGTGGCCGGACGACGCCGCGCACGATTCCCGTTATTTCGGCCCGGATCGGCTGCATCTTTCCGAACAGGGCCACCGCCGCCTGGCGGGGCACGTGCTCGGGAAACTCGGTGTCAGCCATGACCCGGCGTGGCTCGCCCCACTGCCCGGTTCGGCCGGGCGTCCCGGCCTGCGCGCGGATCTGCAGTGGCTGAAGCGGGAGGTCCTCCCGGTCGCGGTCACCCGCTTCCGCAATCGGATCGCCGGCCGCCAGCCGGGCGACGGTTTCCTGCCGAAACGCCCCGAACTCCTGCCCGTCCACGAGGAGACCCGGTCGTGGGCGCCCGAACCCGCTTGA